In the genome of Deltaproteobacteria bacterium, the window TTTCCCATGTTTGCTTCATTCTTCACGCCCGAGCGCATGTCCCTTCTGCACCGTCTCGTGGATCTGGCCCTGGAGGAGGACGGCCCCGACCTGACCTCCGAGGCTGTTTTTCCTCCCTCGTCCATCCTGCACGCCTCCATCCTGGCCAAGGACGACGCCATCGTCGTCGGCCTGCCGCTCATCGCCATCGTGCTCGCGCGCATGGGCGTTCTTGACGCCAGCTCCGTCACGCTGCTGGCCAAGGACGGCGAGAGTGTCACCAGGGGACGCGAAGTGGCCCGCATTGTCGGCCCGGCCCCGGCCCTCCTCAAGGCCGAACGGGTCATCATGAATTTTATCTGTCGTCTGTCCGGCGTGGCCAACGCCACCCGCCGCTTCGTCGAAGCCGTGGACGGCACGGGTGTGCGCGTCCTGGACACGCGCAAAACCACGCCCGGACACCGCTACCTGGAAAAATACGCCGTGCGCATGGGCGGTGGCCACAACCACCGCGCCAATCTGGAAGAAATGCTCATGCTCAAGGACAACCATATCGACCAGGCCGGGTCCATCACCGTGGCCGTGGCCGCCCTGCGCGGGGTCTATGCGCCCTGCCCGCCCCTGGAAATCGAATGCCGCACCGTGGACCATGTCCGCGAGGCCGTGGGTCTCAAGCCCGAGCGCATCATGCTCGACAACATGCCCCCGACGCTTGCGGCCCAGGCCCTGGCCCTGATTCCGGCCAGCATCGAGACGGAAATCAGCGGCAACGTGACCCTTGGCACCATCCGCGCCCTGGCCGAACTCGGGCCGACCTTCATTTCCACCGGCGCCATCACCCATTCCGCCGTTGTCGCGGACTTTTCCATGCGCCTGACCCAACCGGAGGAACAATGAACCAGGCAGAGGTCATCACCGACATCAGAAAACGCATGGGTGGCCGTCTGGCCATCCTGGCCCATCATTATGAATCCGACGCCATTGTCCGCCACGCCGACATCCTGGGAGATTCCCTGGAACTGGCCCGCAAGATCGACGGCCTGGACGCCGAGCACATCGTCTTCTGCGGCGTGCATTTCATGGCCGAGACCGCAGCCATTCTGGCCAGACCCGAACAGAAGGTGCACATCCCGGACGAAAGCGCGGGCTGCGTCATGGCCAACATGGTTCCGGCCGATCTGGCCAACGTCGTCATCACCCGCCTGAAGCGGACCGGGGCCCGGATCATCCCCCTGACCTATGTCAATTCCTCGGCGGCGGTTAAAGCAATCTGCGGACGGCACGGCGGTTCGGTATGCACTTCGGCCAACGCCGCGACCATGCTGCGCTGGGCCCTGGACGAGGGCGACGGCGTTCTTTTCATGCCCGACGCCAACCTGGGCCGGAACACGGCCAGGAGCCTGGGTCTGCACATCACCGAAACCGCGTTTCTGGACGTGTCCCACGGCGGGCGGCTGGTGGAGCCGGCAGATCCGACCACCCGGCTCTATCTGTGGCCGGGACTGTGCGCCGTGCACGCCAAATTTCACGCCACGCAGATCGAGGCCGCGCGCGCGGCCGAACCCACGGCCCAAATCCTGGTGCATCCGGAATGCGATCCAAGCGTGGTCGAAGTGGCCGATGGTGCAGGGTCCACGTCGTACCTGATCAAAAAAGTGGCCGAACTGCCGGCCGGCAGCGTCATTTACGTCGGCACGGAATGGAATCTGGTCAACCGTCTGGCCCAGCGTCATCCGGACAAAATCATCCGCCCCCTGCGCCAGGCCCTGTGCTCGAACATGGGCAAGATCACCGAAGACAAGCTTGCCCAAACCCTGCGCGGCCTGGACACGGACCGGCCCGTGCGCGTGTCCGAGGACATCGCCGCCCCGGCCCGTCTGGCCCTGGAGCGCATGCTCAACGCCTGCCGCCAATAACAGGAGAAACACCATGCCCCATACCCGTCTCAAAACCGAAATCCTGATCATCGGCTCCGGCATCGCTGGCTGCACCGCCGCCATCTGCCTGGCCGACAAGGGGCACGAGGTCACCCTGCTGACCTCGGGCGACCGCCTGGACAACGGCAACACGGCCCTGGCCCAGGGCGGTATCATTTACAAAGGACACGAGGACAGCCCGGAACTGCTGGCCAAGGACATCACCACCGCAGGCTGGGACTACAACTACACCGAGGCCGTGCGCTACCTGACCGAGGAAGGCCCGAAATCCGTGGAAAAAATCCTTGTCGAGCGGGTTCAGGTGCCCTTTGACCGCGCCAGCGACGGCGACTGGTACCTGACCAAGGAAGGCGGCCACGCCGTGCGTCGTATCCTGACCTGCGCCGACTACACCGGTCGGGCCATCCAGGACAGTCTGGTCAAAACCGTGCTCGGACATCCAGGCATCACCGTTCTTTACAACCGCACGGCCATCGACCTCCTGGCCACCCGGCATCAATGCACGGATCTGGAATCCCGGTATCAGCTCGACAACCGATGCGTGGGTGTCTACGTGTTCAATGGCGAGACAGGGGAGCCAAACACCATCCTGGCCGATTTCACCGTGCTCTGCACCGGCGGCCTGGGCCAGATATTCCAGCACACGACCAACTCCTCGGCCTCCATCGGGTCCGGCCTGGCCATGGCCCAGCGCGCCGGAGCCACGGTCATGAACCTGGAATACATCCAATTCCACCCCACGGCCCTGTTCCACCGCGCGGACCGCAAATTTCTCATTTCCGAGGCGGTACGCGGCGAAGGCGCCCGCTTGTTCAATGCCAAGGGCGAACGCTTCATGGCCCGTTATGACGAACGCCTGGAACTGGCCCCACGCGACATCGTGACCAGGGCCATCACCGACGAACTGCTCAAGACCGGTGAGGACTGCGTCTTTCTGGACGCGGCCAACTTCGTGGACAAAAACCTCCGTAAACGCTTTCCGACCATTTATGACAAATGCAAAGAAATCGGCGTAGATATCACCAAGGAACCCATCCCGGTGGTGCCGGCGGCCCACTACTCCTGCGGCGGAGTCTTGGTGGACAAACGCGGCCGAACCACCATCGAAGGCCTGTACGCAGCCGGCGAAATCGCCTGCACCGGCGTCCACGGCGCCAATCGTCTGGCCTCGACATCGTTACTGGAAGGCGTGCTCTGGGGGCAGAGCGCGGCCGAGGACATCATCCGTCGCTACGACGACGGCGCATGCGGCTTGTCCCAAAAATTACAGGATTCCATCCCGGACTGGATCACATCGGGCAAGACCGAAATGGAAGACCCAGCCCTGATCAATCAGGACTGGGTCACCATCCGCAGCACCATGTGGAACTACATGGGCATCATGCGCACCACGTCGCGCCTGGAACGGGCCTTCGAGGATTTGCGCAATCTCAACAAGCGTCTGCATTCCTTCTATAAATCCATCCGCGTCTGCAAGGAGTCCGTGGACCTCTTCCACGGCTGCCAGACCGCCTACATCGTGACCACGGCGGCTCTGCGCAACAAAACCAGCCGGGGCTGCCACTTCCGCATGTAACGCCGGGTCTTTTCATCAGAGGGGGGTGGTCAGAAAATCCGTCACCAACGCCTTGAAGCGCCGCCCCCCCTGCTCCAAGTCCAGGCGCTCCAGATCGCCAACGCCCAGATTCTGAATCCAGGCCACCAGCAGGCCAAGACAGACCAGATTGCGCTGCAGGTAAACATCCTCCACATCCCGTCGGAGGGCTTCCAGATAGTCGCCCCGGAAAATCACCTCGAACCCTTCCGCCAGCAGCACATGCCGCATGATCCCAAGACGCCGCGAGCGCTGCCCCCAGGTGCCGCTTCCACCCTTGAAACGAAAACCCAGGTGTCCGGAAACGCCCACGTCGTCGCAATCGCATTCGATTACATACAAATTTTGGCCCAGACGAAGCGTGCAATACAGATAAAGCTGGGACATGACCGCGTAGCTGCTGGAGTGGGGTGGCTCGTCGTCGACCTCCTCGCGTCTGACGCCCCCCCACCGTACCAGCGAGCTGGTCAGCCCGAGCAGGAAAGACCAGGCCGGAGCCGAACGGACATCCTCCATGGTGACCACAGCTTTTTCCACGACCGAGGGAAAAAGCCCGCCGCCCAGATTGAAAACGTTGCAAATCACCGGAATTTCGAGACGCAGGTGCTTGATCGAGGCCAAGCCCAAGGCTGGCTGGCCCGCGAAGGAAAAAATCTGGGCCAAGCCGCGTTCCAGGCACAGGCAGACCAGATCGTGCAGGGACCGACAGTGCTCGGCCCGCAAGGGTTCGCCGGGCGTCTGAAAAACATGCAGCCGGGTCACGTGGGGCAGAATCGATTCCAGCCGTCGCGACAAAGCGCCGGCGCGTGGCGGAGTCACCTGCGGGATGTCCACCGACGCCGTTTTGTCCGGCAGAGCCAGCACGGTCAGCGGATGTTCATCGTCGGCCAGCCCGGAATCCAGGCGGCGCAAAATTGCCTCGGGCGCATATTTCAGGGCAACACCCTGGATCCAGGCCGTGACCACGTCCTTTGGGCGGACATTTTCCAGACACCCAAGACATGCCCCCCCCTGACCCAGCCCCGCGAAAAACCAAAGCGTGATATTCCCCGAGGCAGCGAAAGCATCCTCGGCCGCGATTTCCAATCCCGAGCCAAGGCCGTCGGGCAATGCGCCTGCCCGGACCAAAGCCTGAAGCTCATGGCTGGCGCGCGCGAGCTCCTCCGGGAAGGCGGCATCGATACACCGGAGCACGGCATCCAAGCCAGGACGCAGATCATTGGCTTCGATGAAATACTGAAACAGGGACGGGGTCAGCAACAAACCGGCCTGATCCGCGCTGTCGGTTCGGACCCGGCCCAGGACGGGCCAAGCCTGCCTGTCGGCGGTAGCATGCAGACGCACCGGAACGCAGTACGGCGGCGTGGCCGGAATCGCGTCCATGGCCGAGGCCAACCGCGCGTAAAACCCCACCTTGGCCACCCAATCGTGTACGTCCATGAAGTGAACCGGATTCATGATCTGAAGCTGATCGGCCAATTGCCGGATTCTGGCGCCCAGATCGGAAACCAGGGCGTCAACCTGACACCAGTCCACGACCCGCCTGGACATGGCCACATCCTCGATCCGCGACAGCAGATCGAAACACGCCACGGAGCCAACGTGAATTTTTTGAAACGCGTTGTATTTACTCCGGGGAATGCTCCCGGACGCAAAGGACGCAAACGTCCAGTGGGAAAAAAGATCAAGATCGTTCATGCGCTGTCCTCGAAGGCGATCAGGCCCAGTTGGCGGCCAATGGTCCGCCATGGGGCGTCATGACTGCCTCGTGTTTATATCCGAAGTCCGGGCCGGGTCCGCCTCCCCGGCGCCGCTTTCCGAGGAAGGCTTGAGCAAATCCACGAAAGGCAACATGGCCTCCTCGCCGCCATGTTTTGTCCAGGCCAAAATACGCTGATAAAATGGAAACAGGCGCATCAGCCGGCCGTAGGCGATCCGCACCGCAAGGTACATGGGGATAAAGAAAAAAGGGTACAACACACTGTCCCCAAGACCGGGCACGGAAAACGGAAGTTCGAGAGGCACCCCGCCAAAACGCAGGTCCATCCAGGCCAGCCCAAAGGGGACAGGCCAAATGGACAGGGTAAACGCCCCGGCCTGACTGAAAAAATACTTGCCGAAGGCTTCATGGGCCTGCTTGTTGGTGGCTTTGTAGGCCTCCTTGTTGGAACTTTTCAGCGCGTGGATTGAAAGGTTGTGCTGCCGGACCATTTCGTCGTGGTACCGGCCATAAACCTTCCGGTTCAATCGGCGGGCCAAGATTGATGTGATGTCGCCCAGGAGGACACAGCCCAAATTCAAGATGAAAAGTCCGAAAAAAAATCCCGCCCAAGGATGTTCAAAGAGACGAAAAGCCCAAATGATCAGGGGATCAAGAGCCCACAACGCGTCATGAAGAATTCCCATGTTTCGATACGCCCCCACATTTCAGGATCCGATACCAGCCGCCCGTTCCTGGTCCTGAATGATAAAATGGTTGCAAAAAGGCCTCCCCCACATCTGGACCACGGAGAATTGTTTCTCGTCAACACCAAGGGCCACGCTGCAACGAGAACACATGCAGCAAAAAAGGCCCCGGCTGCGCGCCAGGGCCTTCATCACACACGAAATTATCCAGAAATCAACCAAAAAGCATATCCAGAACGCGGATATTGAAGAAACCCCGCAGCACGTAGTCGATACCGACATAAAAAGCCAAAATGATGAACAGGCGCTTCAGCAGCTTGTCGGACAGGTACTTGGAGGTCATGGGGCCAACAATCGAGCCGATGGCGACACCAACCATTTCCGTGCCGATCAGAGCCCAGTCAATGGGCGTTCCCTTGGTCATGAGGGTCAGGATACTGGTGATCATGCTGATCAAGACGGCCAGGGCGGAGGTGCCGGCCGCCAGGTACATGGGCAGCTGGGAAATGGCGGTCAGGAAAGGCACCAGCAAGAACCCGCCACCGACACCAAGGAAAGCGGCCACGGCCGAGATCGCGACACCACCAACCACGGGCAGGACGGGATTGAAGGTGAACTCAACCCCACAGAACGTGAAGTCCACCTTGGACAGGCTCATGCCAAGGATCTTGACACCCGTCGGCGCCGGGGCTCCGCCGGTCTTCTGGGCCTTCACAGCGGCCTCGAAAGCCTTGGCGGCTTCCTTGGCCTTGCTTTTCTTTGCCTGGCCGGCAGCGGAGGTATCCCAAAGCAGGAACATACCCAGGGCCAACACGAAAAGTCCAAAATACCCCTGATACTGGGAGAAGGAGACCTTGCCCGCGGTCAACGTGGCGGAACCCCACGCGCCCAGCAGGGAGCCAACGCCCAGGGCCAGGGCCAGGGGGAACACGAGGCGCCCCATCTTGCCATAATTGATGGACGAGATCAGGGCGGACAAACCGACCAGGAACTGGTTCGAGGCCCGGATGGAGTCCGTGACCGTCTTGTTCAGATCGGGGGCGGTGGATTTGAAGCCCTTGGCGTAGGCACCAAGACCAAAAACGGTCATGTGACCCACGCCGGCCATGACGCCACCAAAAGCGCCGACCGTGGAGAAAATCCAGCCTACCCAGATGGCCCAGATCAAAGCCAGAATGATGTTGACCTGCGGCCCGCCGGGAATGCCCAGGAAACCGGCCGGCTTGGACGGATCGATCTGGCCGTTTTCCGTGCCCACCGGGGCTTTGGCAATGGCCTGTTGCAGCTTGGAGCCGGTCGGCGCCGCCTGATCGGCGGCCGCTGTCACGGCCGGGGCGGAAGTCGGGGAACTGGCGTTATCGGCCAGCAACGGCCCCTGACACAAAAGCATGGCCATGACGGCCACGATCACCACAGCAAAAATTTTTCGGGTCATGCCCATACCACTCTCCTCCTCGCGTTGTTCGTCACGGACGTGACATCAAATTTCCACATGAACACAATATGCGGACAATTCACACAAATATCCGCCAGGCGAATTCTCGCCGAGCGGCAGCGGTGTCCCCCTTACCGAGGCGCGGCCAAGCCTTCCGGGGTCCCACCGGGCTGTCTTGGTCATCACGAATCGATGTCCTTCACATACCCCCCGGACGAAGCGACTCGAAGAAACATGAACTATTCGTGACATAAAAATCCAGACATTTCCACCCTGGACAGGCCCGCCGTACGAGGATCGTCCAGCAAAAAAACAAAAACCGCCGAAGGCGTGACTGGTTCCTAGGTGAGGCCGGGTTGACTGTTCAATTTTTTTTTTCTTTGTTCGTTTTGTCACATTTTTCACTGACTAGTAGAAAATCACTCTGGAATTTAGATAAAATTTTGTTATTTTTTTCACGAAATATCCTTCACCATGCAAAACCACCCAACACCACGCATCCCTCGACACCAGTCAAATGCC includes:
- the nadC gene encoding carboxylating nicotinate-nucleotide diphosphorylase, with the protein product MFASFFTPERMSLLHRLVDLALEEDGPDLTSEAVFPPSSILHASILAKDDAIVVGLPLIAIVLARMGVLDASSVTLLAKDGESVTRGREVARIVGPAPALLKAERVIMNFICRLSGVANATRRFVEAVDGTGVRVLDTRKTTPGHRYLEKYAVRMGGGHNHRANLEEMLMLKDNHIDQAGSITVAVAALRGVYAPCPPLEIECRTVDHVREAVGLKPERIMLDNMPPTLAAQALALIPASIETEISGNVTLGTIRALAELGPTFISTGAITHSAVVADFSMRLTQPEEQ
- the nadA gene encoding quinolinate synthase NadA, which produces MNQAEVITDIRKRMGGRLAILAHHYESDAIVRHADILGDSLELARKIDGLDAEHIVFCGVHFMAETAAILARPEQKVHIPDESAGCVMANMVPADLANVVITRLKRTGARIIPLTYVNSSAAVKAICGRHGGSVCTSANAATMLRWALDEGDGVLFMPDANLGRNTARSLGLHITETAFLDVSHGGRLVEPADPTTRLYLWPGLCAVHAKFHATQIEAARAAEPTAQILVHPECDPSVVEVADGAGSTSYLIKKVAELPAGSVIYVGTEWNLVNRLAQRHPDKIIRPLRQALCSNMGKITEDKLAQTLRGLDTDRPVRVSEDIAAPARLALERMLNACRQ
- the nadB gene encoding L-aspartate oxidase, with the protein product MPHTRLKTEILIIGSGIAGCTAAICLADKGHEVTLLTSGDRLDNGNTALAQGGIIYKGHEDSPELLAKDITTAGWDYNYTEAVRYLTEEGPKSVEKILVERVQVPFDRASDGDWYLTKEGGHAVRRILTCADYTGRAIQDSLVKTVLGHPGITVLYNRTAIDLLATRHQCTDLESRYQLDNRCVGVYVFNGETGEPNTILADFTVLCTGGLGQIFQHTTNSSASIGSGLAMAQRAGATVMNLEYIQFHPTALFHRADRKFLISEAVRGEGARLFNAKGERFMARYDERLELAPRDIVTRAITDELLKTGEDCVFLDAANFVDKNLRKRFPTIYDKCKEIGVDITKEPIPVVPAAHYSCGGVLVDKRGRTTIEGLYAAGEIACTGVHGANRLASTSLLEGVLWGQSAAEDIIRRYDDGACGLSQKLQDSIPDWITSGKTEMEDPALINQDWVTIRSTMWNYMGIMRTTSRLERAFEDLRNLNKRLHSFYKSIRVCKESVDLFHGCQTAYIVTTAALRNKTSRGCHFRM
- a CDS encoding sulfite exporter TauE/SafE family protein — translated: MLLCQGPLLADNASSPTSAPAVTAAADQAAPTGSKLQQAIAKAPVGTENGQIDPSKPAGFLGIPGGPQVNIILALIWAIWVGWIFSTVGAFGGVMAGVGHMTVFGLGAYAKGFKSTAPDLNKTVTDSIRASNQFLVGLSALISSINYGKMGRLVFPLALALGVGSLLGAWGSATLTAGKVSFSQYQGYFGLFVLALGMFLLWDTSAAGQAKKSKAKEAAKAFEAAVKAQKTGGAPAPTGVKILGMSLSKVDFTFCGVEFTFNPVLPVVGGVAISAVAAFLGVGGGFLLVPFLTAISQLPMYLAAGTSALAVLISMITSILTLMTKGTPIDWALIGTEMVGVAIGSIVGPMTSKYLSDKLLKRLFIILAFYVGIDYVLRGFFNIRVLDMLFG